In a genomic window of Dyadobacter fermentans DSM 18053:
- a CDS encoding LytR/AlgR family response regulator transcription factor, which yields MDDEADARRLIEKYVQKVPFLEIAGFAESATDALYLIREMKPDIIFLDIEMPEMTGFELLKLLPAARPAVIMITADPSYALEGYEHELTDYLLKPVSFERFLKAVNKVDNARVPKYLQATNESVRELGSQAKQSTEQAEAAGFTSDFLLLKENKKLIKVSPGEIHFIEGMRDYLKLYWSDRVAVIHMTMSKIEEALSPSQFLRVNRSYIVNKKVIREIEGNEITTNSGRKIPIGITYRANVLAVLQKNRI from the coding sequence GTGGACGATGAGGCTGATGCACGCCGACTGATTGAAAAGTATGTGCAGAAGGTTCCGTTTCTCGAAATAGCAGGCTTTGCCGAGAGCGCTACGGATGCACTTTATCTGATCCGAGAGATGAAACCGGACATTATATTCCTGGACATCGAGATGCCAGAAATGACTGGTTTTGAGTTACTTAAATTACTTCCTGCGGCCCGTCCCGCCGTGATCATGATCACGGCCGACCCTTCGTATGCATTGGAAGGCTACGAGCACGAACTCACCGATTATCTGCTTAAACCGGTTTCTTTCGAGCGGTTTTTAAAGGCCGTCAACAAGGTGGATAATGCCCGGGTTCCTAAATATTTGCAGGCAACAAATGAATCGGTACGTGAATTGGGTTCGCAGGCCAAACAATCGACGGAACAGGCGGAAGCTGCTGGCTTTACGAGCGACTTCCTTTTATTAAAAGAGAATAAGAAACTCATTAAAGTATCTCCCGGTGAAATCCATTTCATTGAGGGGATGCGCGACTATCTGAAATTATACTGGTCGGATCGCGTTGCGGTTATTCATATGACAATGTCCAAAATTGAAGAGGCATTATCGCCGTCGCAATTCCTTCGGGTAAACCGTTCTTATATCGTCAATAAGAAAGTGATCCGTGAAATTGAAGGCAATGAGATCACCACAAACAGCGGGCGTAAAATTCCTATCGGGATCACCTATCGGGCCAATGTGCTCGCCGTTTTGCAGAAGAACAGAATTTGA
- a CDS encoding response regulator transcription factor, producing the protein MKNILIVEDYQIIRLATKILVQDLYKEATIHEAGTFGAALAALTARMHDLVILDIQIPEGQGFEMIAALRAVQKNVPILIFSAIEERIYGIHYLRSGANGFISKSADTDEILAAIRSVSETGRYVSPRIKVELLNQLDKHNYQSDNPLLDLSAREITIMDMLIEGFWIKEIASKLDLTESSVSTYKARLFEKLQVTTLIEMFQKVRHYKDMD; encoded by the coding sequence ATGAAAAACATTTTAATTGTCGAAGACTATCAAATTATCAGATTAGCAACAAAAATATTAGTACAGGATTTATACAAGGAGGCTACAATTCACGAAGCCGGCACTTTTGGTGCGGCATTGGCCGCGCTTACCGCGCGTATGCACGACCTCGTCATCCTGGACATTCAAATTCCTGAGGGACAAGGTTTTGAAATGATTGCAGCACTGCGGGCAGTTCAGAAGAACGTCCCGATCCTCATTTTTTCGGCCATCGAAGAGCGGATTTACGGCATTCATTACCTGCGCTCGGGAGCCAATGGTTTTATATCGAAAAGCGCTGATACGGACGAAATTCTGGCGGCGATCAGGTCGGTTTCGGAAACAGGCAGGTATGTGAGCCCGCGGATCAAAGTGGAGTTACTCAACCAGCTTGACAAACATAACTACCAGTCCGACAATCCGTTGCTGGACCTATCGGCGCGTGAGATCACCATTATGGATATGCTGATTGAAGGCTTCTGGATCAAGGAAATCGCATCGAAGCTGGATCTGACCGAGAGTTCGGTGAGCACTTACAAAGCACGGCTTTTTGAAAAGTTGCAGGTGACAACGCTCATCGAAATGTTCCAGAAAGTGAGGCATTACAAAGATATGGATTAA
- a CDS encoding sensor histidine kinase — protein MRFNPISSEKRTKIIRVFYHLIAWVALWCIARYYSIPALTKDNIQVIRLASLAVFLQSVSVFYMLGYIVFPKFLYTRKIISLIACLIIIFLLVHTTNYYLFKHLATISNGSEAAPLYIIKLWKYYQDGNHWTNCFTNFTIAYADYAWSLYYITPLLAIKVMRDIINSRTRNMQLEMERLQLEKENLNLQTQSLQLQKNNLNLELSFLKSQINPHFLFNTLNAIYTKTMDVDEQAADLVLKLADLMRYSLYESNRESVVLAREISYIENYLDLERARFSDKVTISYELMGNPEEYLIAPLLLVSFVENAFKHGSAKSKHASYVSITIHLINNHLHFSIKNNIPPNSRPTKVANAGEKVGGYGLSNTSKRLRLLYPDKHKLSVQRSETEFSVDLEVELDAANIVQHFHS, from the coding sequence ATGCGGTTCAATCCTATTTCATCTGAAAAAAGGACAAAAATAATCAGGGTATTTTACCATCTAATAGCTTGGGTAGCGCTGTGGTGCATCGCGCGTTATTACAGCATCCCGGCGCTCACGAAAGATAATATCCAGGTGATCCGCCTTGCTTCGCTCGCCGTATTTCTGCAATCCGTTTCGGTGTTTTACATGTTGGGATATATCGTTTTCCCGAAGTTTCTGTACACGCGGAAAATCATCTCGCTTATCGCTTGTCTCATTATCATCTTCCTGCTTGTTCACACCACCAATTACTATCTTTTTAAACACCTCGCCACGATTTCGAACGGCTCGGAAGCAGCACCGCTTTATATCATCAAACTTTGGAAGTACTACCAGGACGGCAATCATTGGACAAATTGCTTTACAAATTTTACAATTGCCTATGCGGATTATGCGTGGAGCCTGTATTATATCACACCATTGCTGGCCATCAAGGTAATGCGTGACATTATTAATTCACGGACCAGAAACATGCAGCTGGAAATGGAGCGTTTGCAGCTGGAAAAAGAAAACCTGAACCTGCAAACGCAAAGTTTGCAATTACAAAAGAATAACCTCAATCTCGAACTCAGCTTTCTTAAATCGCAGATCAATCCGCATTTCCTTTTTAATACACTCAATGCAATTTATACCAAAACGATGGACGTGGATGAACAAGCCGCCGACCTGGTTTTAAAACTGGCCGACCTGATGCGTTACAGCCTGTATGAATCGAACCGGGAAAGTGTCGTACTTGCGCGTGAAATCAGTTACATTGAAAATTACCTCGATCTCGAACGCGCCCGATTCTCGGACAAGGTCACGATCAGCTACGAGCTTATGGGCAATCCGGAGGAGTACCTCATCGCCCCGCTGCTGCTCGTCTCGTTTGTTGAAAACGCGTTCAAACACGGCAGTGCTAAAAGCAAGCACGCGTCATACGTTTCTATCACCATCCATTTGATTAACAATCATTTACATTTCTCAATCAAGAATAACATCCCTCCAAATTCAAGGCCGACCAAGGTGGCGAATGCCGGAGAAAAGGTCGGCGGATACGGTTTAAGCAATACATCGAAACGGCTGCGGCTGCTTTATCCCGACAAACATAAGTTATCCGTACAACGGTCTGAAACCGAGTTCAGTGTCGACCTGGAAGTGGAGTTGGACGCGGCTAATATCGTTCAGCATTTTCACTCATAG
- a CDS encoding sensor histidine kinase has translation MESRNSITILSHLTAWSLFGFILLFYPPLTWSITVPTNFWIKQALNLLIMIGIFYANALYVAPKLLFERKGKVVFGIWLAGIVVAFLAVARVIELKLEVLADMSKIMNKAPKDPFRLDFHLFMIMLLVMVISTSLALARRWQADAQTRERIEKQHIASELSFLKAQINPHFFFNTLNNIYSLTYSDVPVSREAILKLSRMMRYVLYDTLGDSVPLKQELSFLKDYIALMALRLHECTTLEFSEPVPDKDYWIAPMLLLPFVENAFKHGSSAMQHSKIQIELKVTDGSLSLRVFNHIAHENDGFQLDQGGIGLANTRKRLELLYDNRHTLVTREDAGNRTYEVLLTLKLDRENAGHIAEPV, from the coding sequence ATGGAATCCAGAAACAGCATTACCATTCTTTCACACCTGACCGCCTGGTCGTTGTTTGGTTTCATTCTGCTGTTCTACCCGCCATTGACGTGGAGCATTACCGTGCCGACCAACTTTTGGATCAAGCAGGCGCTCAATCTCCTGATAATGATCGGGATATTTTATGCCAATGCATTGTACGTAGCACCTAAGCTGCTTTTCGAGCGTAAGGGCAAGGTTGTATTCGGGATATGGCTTGCAGGCATCGTCGTCGCCTTTCTGGCCGTGGCAAGGGTGATCGAGTTGAAGCTCGAAGTGCTGGCCGATATGTCCAAAATCATGAACAAGGCACCCAAGGACCCGTTCCGCCTCGATTTTCACCTATTCATGATCATGCTGCTGGTGATGGTGATCAGCACGAGCCTGGCGCTCGCAAGGCGCTGGCAGGCCGATGCGCAAACACGGGAACGGATCGAAAAGCAGCATATCGCGTCGGAACTGTCCTTTCTGAAAGCGCAGATCAACCCGCATTTCTTTTTTAATACACTCAACAACATTTACTCACTGACCTATTCCGACGTTCCGGTGTCGCGGGAGGCGATCCTGAAACTCTCGCGCATGATGCGCTACGTGCTGTACGACACGCTGGGCGATTCGGTCCCGTTGAAGCAGGAATTGTCGTTTTTGAAAGATTACATTGCGCTCATGGCGCTGCGGCTGCACGAATGCACGACGCTGGAATTTTCGGAGCCGGTGCCCGACAAGGATTACTGGATCGCCCCGATGCTGCTGCTGCCGTTTGTGGAAAACGCGTTTAAGCACGGTTCCAGCGCCATGCAGCACTCGAAAATCCAGATAGAGCTGAAAGTGACCGATGGTTCGCTCTCGCTTCGTGTTTTTAACCATATTGCACATGAAAATGACGGTTTTCAGCTTGATCAGGGTGGGATAGGGCTCGCCAATACGCGCAAACGACTCGAACTTTTGTATGACAACAGGCACACATTGGTCACCCGTGAAGATGCCGGAAACCGGACTTACGAAGTTTTGCTCACCTTGAAACTGGACCGTGAAAACGCCGGGCACATCGCCGAACCCGTATGA
- a CDS encoding carboxymuconolactone decarboxylase family protein, whose amino-acid sequence MNQRINFQEKGQKALKAMYALGGYLAKSQVEKRLLNLIYLRVSQINGCAFCIDMHSKDLRFEGETEQRLYLLNAWREAPFYSERERAALAYAEAVTSLQNREVTDEVFNAVDAAFSDEEIVDLTVAITTINSYNRFNIAFRTEAGSYEPGQFAVH is encoded by the coding sequence ATGAACCAACGGATTAATTTTCAGGAGAAAGGACAAAAAGCATTGAAAGCCATGTACGCTTTGGGCGGTTATCTTGCTAAATCACAGGTAGAAAAGCGACTTTTGAACCTGATTTATCTTCGCGTGTCGCAGATCAACGGCTGCGCATTTTGTATCGATATGCATTCCAAAGACCTGCGCTTCGAAGGAGAAACGGAACAGCGCCTTTATCTGCTCAATGCATGGCGGGAGGCCCCTTTTTACTCTGAGCGCGAACGTGCCGCATTGGCTTATGCCGAAGCAGTGACGAGCCTCCAAAACCGTGAAGTGACCGACGAGGTTTTCAATGCGGTGGATGCAGCGTTTTCCGACGAGGAAATCGTGGACCTCACCGTGGCAATCACGACGATCAATTCTTACAACCGGTTCAATATTGCCTTCCGCACCGAGGCGGGCAGCTACGAGCCCGGACAGTTTGCCGTGCATTAA
- a CDS encoding GntR family transcriptional regulator — protein sequence MRKINFENHFTVDRDSSEPVYQQLVEAVLYATKTGLMDRGDRLPSINELSRLYAVSRSTIEKSYNNLRDMGILASQHGKSYYINRLDPSPELKVLVLFNQLDAYNKEIYDAIGDSLGQRAEIDFQIYYNSAAHLKHLLRKKLAGCTHVVIIPHFLDDPVAGAQSIGRIPAQKLILLDADMPNLAENPGLVRENVTKDMPLALAELLPALRKYERISLVGGDDASCEPIRDAFSSFCEANNLTWRLIPGTEEAIPTAGEAFFVLSDEALMRLVGQINQSDLEPGRDVGMVAYRENDAKKTMLNGITTISPDFKAAGKAVADMVSTGHLQQIDNPFRVCVRASL from the coding sequence ATGAGAAAAATCAACTTCGAAAACCATTTCACCGTCGACCGTGACTCCTCCGAGCCGGTGTACCAGCAGCTGGTAGAGGCTGTGCTGTACGCCACCAAAACAGGACTGATGGATCGCGGTGACCGCTTGCCCTCCATCAATGAACTGAGTCGATTGTACGCCGTTTCGAGGAGTACCATCGAAAAAAGTTACAACAACCTGCGCGACATGGGCATTCTGGCCTCGCAGCACGGGAAGTCCTATTATATCAACCGCCTCGACCCATCGCCGGAGCTGAAAGTGCTCGTACTCTTCAACCAGCTGGATGCCTACAACAAAGAGATTTATGACGCGATCGGGGATTCGCTTGGACAGCGTGCTGAAATCGATTTCCAGATCTATTACAACAGCGCCGCACATTTGAAGCATTTGCTCCGGAAAAAACTGGCCGGCTGCACACATGTGGTTATCATCCCGCATTTCCTCGACGACCCCGTGGCCGGAGCGCAAAGCATCGGCAGAATTCCTGCGCAGAAACTGATCCTCCTGGATGCGGATATGCCGAATCTTGCTGAAAACCCCGGACTGGTTCGCGAGAATGTAACGAAGGATATGCCGCTAGCCCTGGCCGAACTCCTTCCCGCGCTGCGGAAATATGAGCGGATTAGCCTGGTAGGTGGTGATGACGCGTCGTGCGAACCAATTCGGGATGCATTCAGCAGCTTTTGTGAAGCAAATAATCTGACCTGGCGCCTCATTCCCGGCACAGAGGAAGCGATACCGACCGCCGGAGAGGCTTTTTTCGTGCTATCGGACGAAGCGCTGATGCGGCTTGTCGGGCAAATCAATCAGAGCGATCTGGAACCCGGCAGGGACGTGGGAATGGTGGCATACCGCGAAAACGATGCCAAAAAGACGATGCTGAACGGCATTACTACCATTTCTCCCGATTTCAAAGCGGCGGGAAAAGCGGTGGCCGACATGGTATCGACCGGCCATTTACAGCAGATCGACAATCCCTTCCGCGTATGCGTGCGCGCATCGCTGTGA
- a CDS encoding LytR/AlgR family response regulator transcription factor has translation MKLNCITVDDEPLALNLISAFSEQTPFLELKGRFGNAVEALQALHEQTIHLIFLDIQMPDLNGMELARVISQAGASLQTRIVFTTAYNQFAVEGYKVDALDYLLKPFGYDEFLRAATKAKRYFEVLQDNGAGDATENYMFIKSDYKHIRVDFDSVTHIESVKDYVKIHLMPPLSPVVTLSSLKSIEEKLPAARFLRIHRSFIVAVSKVDSVSKNAVQLGLVEIPVGELYKEAFKTLLARWM, from the coding sequence ATGAAATTGAACTGCATTACCGTCGACGACGAACCTCTGGCGCTCAACCTGATCAGCGCATTCTCGGAGCAAACGCCTTTTCTGGAATTGAAGGGCAGGTTTGGGAATGCCGTGGAAGCATTGCAGGCGCTGCATGAGCAAACGATCCATCTCATTTTCCTGGATATTCAGATGCCGGACCTGAACGGCATGGAGCTTGCGCGGGTGATCAGCCAGGCGGGAGCGTCGCTGCAAACGCGCATCGTTTTCACGACGGCCTACAACCAGTTTGCCGTGGAAGGTTACAAGGTGGATGCGCTGGACTATCTGCTGAAACCTTTCGGCTATGACGAATTTCTGCGTGCGGCCACCAAGGCAAAGCGGTATTTCGAGGTGTTGCAGGACAATGGGGCGGGCGACGCTACGGAGAATTATATGTTTATTAAATCGGATTACAAGCACATCCGGGTGGATTTTGATTCCGTGACGCACATAGAGTCCGTGAAGGATTATGTGAAAATCCATTTGATGCCGCCCCTGAGCCCGGTGGTGACTTTGAGCAGTCTCAAATCCATTGAAGAGAAACTGCCGGCCGCACGGTTCCTGCGCATTCACCGCTCGTTCATCGTCGCGGTGAGCAAAGTCGATTCCGTCAGCAAAAACGCCGTCCAACTCGGCCTGGTTGAAATTCCGGTGGGCGAGCTGTACAAGGAAGCCTTCAAAACGCTGCTGGCGCGCTGGATGTAA
- a CDS encoding TonB-dependent receptor, with protein MLMHKRFLLPIILTLLCCFGNIAILRAQTTQASISGTVTDDQNAELAGATVQVKNESTGFTTGTVTNAKGEYAFRELPLGGPYTVTATYVGFGEQKLTGYMLHQGDAVKVKMSMKDAGQTLEVVSVVASGIKNKIENLGASTAISARDITRLPVNGRNFTSLMDLSPLSRGGNISGQLGSSTGYTIDGMSSKNPTSAGATTSRSGAPYSISIEAVREFQVITNQYDVTYGRSGGGTISAVTKSGTNQLSGSAFNYTRADWLSSPYDIRGNKINNKFATNQFGFSLGGPILKDKLHFFVAWDHQQDSRPLIIADILSPVDENRFNVTRATLDQFVSIARSKYGMADTQQFGTFDKKRGSDAAFLRLDWQLNNRNLLTIRNNYTNDRNKLGLADNTTINSYESYGNDFNQDNSLLASLRSTLNSKVTNELKVQHLFVKQKSAPGDQLPEANIPRAIVENVNSVLSDGNSRATNIQMGGHRFAQERFTNHVLQLVDNLYYHTDKVEYTLGADIMMTRSHSTYGSEVNGRFHYNVDAAAGKTSLDQFSDLKPYRYYREVPLMDDWSVKGTIWNAGVYGQLKTRLATGLDVVAGLRLDYAHYPSSPLNQTLYDALQIRTDHKIKSFVVQPRAQFTWDVNDKHTDIFRLGGGVFASDINNYVVINNLTFDGKHLATVDVRSPNIPTPDFAAYRANYNSIPTLSQFQLPTINTNAKDARVPIIYKANISYAKYLTDKLKVGIAGYMSLGRNNYMYVDRNMVDEPFFRLANEGNRGVYVPGGDQMPTNGAGDWLKGRKSTQFGRVLELNSQGKVNAFSMVADVEYEYFRDGKITLSYTYNDVKDNTSFNGNVANSATLSLPVRDDPRNLGLMSYSDNQFRHKIVFYGSLPSFWGVNVGVRYSGIGGTRYTLLSGGNTNGDFVGTNDLAYIFDRNDPSVPENVRNGLQAILDNPGASQSIKDYIVKNSGKIAERNGGINGFYGVFDVRASKRIKIAGTHAIEISADVFNFANFLNKEWGRNKSLGTQALYALGIPAANGQPAVAAFDRAKNQYVYRVNTAGVVTPSGNPYQVQIGLRYSF; from the coding sequence ATGCTCATGCATAAGAGATTTTTACTCCCTATTATCCTCACATTGCTTTGCTGCTTCGGCAACATCGCTATTCTGAGGGCACAAACTACGCAGGCGTCGATTTCCGGTACGGTTACCGATGACCAGAATGCAGAACTGGCCGGCGCGACCGTCCAGGTGAAAAACGAATCAACAGGCTTTACAACAGGAACCGTTACCAACGCAAAAGGCGAATATGCCTTCCGTGAGCTCCCGCTCGGCGGTCCGTACACCGTTACAGCGACTTACGTTGGTTTTGGCGAACAAAAACTGACCGGCTACATGCTCCACCAGGGAGACGCCGTGAAGGTTAAAATGAGCATGAAAGACGCCGGTCAAACGCTTGAAGTTGTGAGCGTTGTGGCATCAGGTATTAAAAATAAAATTGAAAACCTGGGTGCCTCTACGGCCATTTCGGCGCGGGATATTACCCGCCTGCCGGTAAACGGACGGAACTTCACCTCGCTGATGGACCTTTCGCCATTGAGCCGCGGCGGTAACATTTCCGGTCAGCTGGGCTCTTCCACGGGCTACACCATTGACGGGATGAGCTCCAAAAACCCTACTTCCGCCGGTGCTACCACCAGCCGAAGCGGCGCCCCATACTCGATCTCGATCGAAGCGGTACGTGAGTTTCAGGTGATTACCAACCAATACGACGTTACTTACGGACGCAGCGGTGGCGGTACGATCAGTGCCGTGACGAAATCAGGTACGAACCAGCTAAGCGGTAGCGCATTCAACTACACCCGCGCCGACTGGTTATCGAGCCCGTATGACATTCGTGGAAATAAAATCAATAACAAATTCGCTACCAACCAGTTTGGCTTCTCCCTCGGCGGACCTATCCTGAAAGACAAGCTGCACTTTTTCGTGGCCTGGGACCATCAGCAGGACAGCCGCCCGCTGATCATTGCGGACATTCTCAGCCCGGTTGATGAAAACCGTTTCAACGTAACCCGTGCTACGCTCGATCAGTTTGTGAGCATCGCCCGCAGCAAGTACGGCATGGCCGACACCCAGCAGTTTGGAACATTTGACAAAAAACGCGGCTCCGACGCGGCATTCCTCCGCCTCGACTGGCAGCTGAACAACCGTAACCTGCTAACGATTCGCAACAACTACACCAACGACCGCAACAAACTGGGTCTGGCGGATAACACCACGATCAACTCGTACGAATCTTACGGAAACGACTTCAACCAGGATAACAGCTTGCTGGCATCGCTCCGCTCGACATTGAATTCCAAGGTGACCAACGAGCTGAAAGTGCAGCATTTGTTTGTAAAGCAAAAAAGTGCCCCCGGCGACCAGCTTCCCGAGGCCAACATTCCGAGAGCGATCGTAGAAAACGTCAATTCCGTGTTGAGCGACGGTAATTCCCGCGCAACCAACATCCAGATGGGTGGCCACCGTTTCGCGCAGGAGCGGTTCACGAACCATGTTCTTCAATTGGTGGATAACCTGTATTACCACACCGATAAAGTGGAATATACACTGGGCGCGGACATCATGATGACCCGCTCGCATTCAACCTACGGCTCGGAGGTGAACGGGCGCTTCCATTACAATGTGGATGCAGCAGCGGGCAAAACGTCCCTCGACCAGTTCAGCGATCTGAAACCTTACCGCTACTACCGCGAGGTGCCTTTGATGGACGATTGGTCCGTAAAAGGAACGATCTGGAATGCAGGCGTTTACGGACAATTGAAAACAAGGCTTGCCACTGGCCTGGACGTGGTGGCAGGTCTGCGCCTCGACTACGCGCATTACCCAAGCTCGCCGTTGAACCAGACTTTGTATGACGCATTGCAGATCCGCACCGATCACAAGATCAAGTCTTTTGTAGTGCAGCCGCGCGCGCAGTTCACCTGGGATGTGAACGACAAGCATACCGACATTTTCCGCCTCGGTGGTGGGGTATTCGCCTCCGATATCAACAACTACGTGGTTATCAACAACCTGACATTCGATGGAAAGCACCTGGCGACCGTCGACGTACGCAGCCCGAACATCCCTACCCCGGATTTCGCCGCTTACCGCGCCAACTACAACAGCATTCCGACATTGTCGCAATTCCAGCTGCCGACCATCAACACCAACGCGAAAGACGCCCGCGTACCGATCATTTACAAGGCTAATATCTCCTACGCCAAGTACCTGACCGACAAGCTGAAAGTGGGTATCGCCGGATACATGAGCCTCGGCCGCAACAACTATATGTATGTGGACAGAAACATGGTAGATGAGCCCTTCTTTCGCCTTGCCAACGAAGGCAACCGCGGCGTGTACGTTCCGGGTGGCGACCAAATGCCGACCAACGGAGCCGGCGACTGGCTGAAAGGACGTAAATCGACCCAGTTTGGCCGCGTGCTGGAACTGAACAGCCAGGGTAAAGTGAATGCTTTCTCGATGGTAGCCGATGTGGAATACGAATACTTCCGCGATGGAAAGATCACTTTGAGCTATACTTATAATGATGTGAAGGACAACACATCGTTCAATGGTAACGTGGCCAACAGCGCAACACTTTCATTGCCGGTCCGCGACGATCCGCGTAACCTGGGACTGATGTCATATTCCGACAACCAGTTCCGCCACAAAATTGTATTCTACGGCTCACTACCCAGCTTTTGGGGCGTCAATGTCGGCGTTCGCTACTCGGGCATCGGCGGCACGCGCTACACCTTGCTCTCCGGCGGGAACACCAATGGCGACTTCGTAGGTACCAACGACCTGGCATACATTTTCGACAGAAACGACCCGAGCGTGCCTGAAAACGTGCGCAATGGCCTGCAAGCCATCCTCGACAACCCCGGCGCCAGCCAGAGCATCAAGGATTACATTGTCAAAAACTCCGGCAAAATCGCGGAAAGAAACGGCGGTATCAACGGATTCTACGGTGTATTCGACGTTCGCGCCTCCAAACGCATCAAAATCGCGGGCACACACGCCATCGAAATTTCGGCCGACGTGTTCAACTTTGCCAACTTCCTGAACAAGGAATGGGGCCGCAACAAATCCCTGGGCACGCAAGCGCTCTACGCGCTGGGTATCCCGGCTGCCAACGGCCAACCCGCCGTTGCCGCATTCGACAGAGCGAAAAACCAGTACGTATACCGTGTAAACACAGCCGGTGTGGTAACGCCATCGGGCAACCCTTACCAGGTACAGATTGGTTTGCGGTACAGTTTCTGA